Proteins encoded by one window of Antechinus flavipes isolate AdamAnt ecotype Samford, QLD, Australia chromosome 4, AdamAnt_v2, whole genome shotgun sequence:
- the EXTL2 gene encoding exostosin-like 2 yields MMRCCHICKLPGRVMGIRLLRFSSIIILVLLLVAGALTTLLPNIKDDKMPTSRREAKPQSQSALDSFTLIMQTYNRTDLLLRLLNHYQAVPHLHKVIVVWNNIGEKVPEDLWNALGPHPIPVIFKIQTVNRMRNRLQTFPELETKAVLMVDDDMLISAHDLVFAFSVWQQFPDQIVGFVPRKHVPTASGVYSYGGFELQIPGFGNGDQYSMVLIGASFFNRKYLEHFQKQPATVHALIDETQNCDDIAMNFMVAKQIGKTSGVFVKPVEMGNLEKETSSGYSGMWHRADHFLQRSYCINKLVKIYDSMPLKYSNIMISQFGFPYYANHKSKM; encoded by the exons GTGTTGCCACATCTGCAAGCTTCCCGGGAGGGTGATGGGAATCCGATTACTCCGGTTCTCTTCCATCATCATCCTTGTGTTACTACTGGTGGCAGGTGCTTTGACTACCTTGCTTCCTAACATAAAAGACGATAAAATGCCCACTTCCCGCAGAGAAGCAAAACCCCAGAGCCAGTCTGCCCTGGATTCCTTTACCCTCATCATGCAGACGTACAACAGAACAGATCTGTTGCTGAGGCTGTTAAATCATTACCAGGCGGTGCCTCATCTACACAAAGTGATTGTCGTCTGGAACAACATTGGGGAGAAGGTGCCAGAGGACTTATGGAATGCCCTGGGGCCTCATCCTATCCCGGTGATTTTCAAAATACAGACTGTGAACAGAATGAGAAATAGACTCCAGACCTTCCCAGAACTGGAAACCAAAG CTGTTTTAATGGTGGATGATGACATGCTAATTAGCGCCCATGACCTTGTTTTTGCATTCTCAGTTTGGCAG CAATTTCCTGATCAGATTGTAGGATTTGTCCCTAGAAAGCACGTTCCCACTGCTTCAGGAGTTTATAGTTATGGTGGGTTTGAGCTGCAAATACCAGGATTTGGAAACGGAGACCAGTACTCCATGGTGCTGATCGGAGCATCATTCTTCAACCGCAAATACCTCGAACACTTCCAGAAACAGCCAGCTACTGTCCACGCGCTGATAGATGAGACCCAAAATTGTGATGACATTGCCATGAATTTTATGGTCGCCAAACAGATCGGGAAAACTTCGGGGGTATTTGTCAAGCCTGTGGAAATGGGTAATTTAGAAAAAGAGACCAGCAGTGGCTATTCTGGAATGTGGCACCGGGCAGATCACTTCTTGCAGAGGTCTTATTGTATAAATAAGCTGGTGAAGATCTATGACAGTATGCCCTTAAAATACTCCAACATCATGATTTCCCAGTTTGGTTTCCCATACTATGCCAACCACAaaagcaaaatgtaa